A stretch of Cupriavidus necator DNA encodes these proteins:
- a CDS encoding YggS family pyridoxal phosphate-dependent enzyme, whose translation MSVIAANLQAVHQRIAAAAQQAGRQPADIALLAVSKTVPPDRIRAAYAAGQVAFGENYVQEGVDKIAALADLRHRLQWHFIGPLQSNKTRLVAEHFDWVHAVDRLRIAERLSAQRPAGMAALQVCIQVNISGEASKSGVAPAEVPGLAHAVAALPGLRLRGLMAIPEPEHDPAAQRRPFAAMRAMLQALRTDGLDLDTLSMGMSGDMEAAIAEGATLVRIGTAIFGARQYP comes from the coding sequence ATGTCTGTAATTGCCGCCAACTTGCAAGCCGTTCACCAGCGCATCGCGGCGGCCGCACAACAAGCCGGCAGACAGCCCGCGGACATCGCCCTGCTGGCGGTTTCCAAGACCGTTCCCCCCGACCGCATAAGGGCCGCATACGCCGCCGGACAGGTCGCTTTCGGCGAAAACTACGTCCAGGAAGGCGTCGACAAGATCGCCGCGCTGGCCGACCTGCGCCACCGCCTGCAATGGCATTTCATCGGCCCGCTGCAGAGCAACAAGACCCGCCTGGTGGCGGAGCATTTCGACTGGGTGCACGCCGTCGACCGGCTCAGGATCGCCGAGCGGCTGTCGGCCCAGCGCCCGGCCGGCATGGCCGCGCTGCAGGTCTGCATCCAGGTCAATATCAGCGGCGAAGCCAGCAAGAGCGGCGTCGCCCCGGCAGAGGTGCCCGGCCTGGCACATGCCGTCGCCGCGCTGCCAGGCCTGCGCCTGCGCGGGCTGATGGCCATCCCCGAGCCCGAGCACGACCCCGCCGCGCAGCGCCGCCCGTTCGCGGCCATGCGCGCCATGCTGCAGGCGCTGCGCACCGACGGCCTGGACCTCGACACGCTGTCGATGGGCATGTCGGGCGACATGGAAGCCGCCATCGCCGAGGGCGCCACGCTGGTGCGGATCGGCACCGCCATTTTCGGAGCGCGCCAATACCCGTAG
- the glcE gene encoding glycolate oxidase subunit GlcE, translating to MQATLDAIRDAVRQATETRTALRLRGGGSKDFYGQPAAGQLLDTRAYAGIVDYDPAELVITARCGTPLAEIEAALAEKRQMLAFEPPHFALPGQPSTATLGGAVAAGLSGPRRQSVGALRDFMLGAQLMDGRGEVMDFGGQVMKNVAGYDVSRLLAGSLGTLGLILQVSVKVLPAPFDEATLRFELAQADAIEHLNRWGGQPLPLASSAWHAGVLHVRLAGATAAVRAACVRLGGERVDAAEAAALWQSLREQTHPFFAPAQAGRALWRLAVPTIAAPLALPGPQLIEWGGGQRWWLPEDGTDKTDAESVRAVAQAAGGHATLFRNGDKSVGVFTPLASPLAAIHRRLKETFDPAGIFNPQRMYPGL from the coding sequence ATGCAAGCCACCCTCGACGCCATCCGCGACGCCGTCAGGCAAGCCACCGAGACCCGCACCGCGCTGCGGCTGCGCGGCGGCGGCAGCAAGGACTTCTACGGCCAGCCCGCCGCGGGCCAGCTGCTGGACACGCGCGCCTATGCCGGCATCGTCGACTACGACCCGGCCGAGCTGGTGATCACCGCGCGCTGCGGCACGCCGCTGGCCGAGATCGAGGCGGCGCTGGCCGAGAAGCGCCAGATGCTGGCCTTCGAGCCGCCCCATTTCGCACTGCCGGGCCAGCCCAGCACCGCGACGCTGGGCGGCGCCGTGGCCGCGGGATTGTCGGGCCCGCGCCGGCAGTCGGTGGGCGCGCTGCGCGACTTCATGCTGGGCGCGCAGCTGATGGACGGCCGCGGCGAGGTGATGGACTTCGGCGGCCAGGTGATGAAGAACGTGGCGGGCTATGACGTGTCGCGGCTGCTGGCGGGCTCGCTCGGCACGCTCGGGCTGATCCTGCAGGTGTCGGTCAAGGTGCTGCCGGCACCGTTCGACGAGGCCACGCTGCGCTTCGAGCTGGCGCAGGCCGATGCCATCGAGCACCTGAACCGTTGGGGCGGCCAGCCGCTGCCGCTGGCGTCTTCGGCCTGGCACGCGGGCGTGCTGCACGTGCGCCTGGCCGGCGCCACCGCCGCCGTGCGCGCCGCGTGCGTCAGGCTGGGCGGCGAGCGCGTGGACGCTGCGGAAGCCGCGGCGCTGTGGCAATCGCTGCGCGAGCAGACCCACCCGTTCTTCGCCCCCGCCCAGGCGGGCCGCGCGCTGTGGCGCCTGGCCGTGCCCACCATCGCCGCGCCGCTGGCGCTGCCGGGCCCACAGCTGATCGAATGGGGCGGCGGCCAGCGCTGGTGGCTGCCCGAGGACGGCACTGACAAGACCGATGCCGAAAGCGTGCGCGCCGTGGCGCAGGCCGCCGGCGGCCATGCCACGCTGTTCCGCAATGGCGACAAGTCAGTGGGCGTGTTCACGCCGCTGGCCTCGCCGCTGGCCGCGATCCACCGCCGCCTGAAAGAGACCTTCGACCCGGCCGGCATCTTCAACCCGCAGCGCATGTACCCCGGGCTCTGA
- a CDS encoding type IV pilus twitching motility protein PilT, whose protein sequence is MDIAQLLAFAVKNKASDLHLSADMPPMVRIHGDMRRINIASMTHKDVHAMVYDIMSDTQRKAYEERLEIDFSFEIAGLSRFRVNAYNTQRGAAAVFRTIPSKVLTLEELRAPAVFADLCMKPRGLVLVTGPTGSGKSTTLAAMVDHRNESDMGHILTVEDPIEFVHSSKKSLINQRELGPHTHSFANALRSALREDPDVILVGELRDLETIRLALTAAETGHLVFGTLHTSSAAKTIDRVVDVFPPEEKDMVRTMLSESLEAVISQTLLKTRDGNGRTAAHEIMIATPAIRHLIRENKIAQMYSMMQTSSGLGMQTLDQCLSDLIKRSVISYNDARAIAKNPDAFMG, encoded by the coding sequence ATGGACATCGCGCAGCTATTGGCTTTCGCTGTCAAGAACAAGGCGTCTGATCTTCATCTCTCCGCGGACATGCCGCCGATGGTGCGGATCCACGGCGACATGCGCCGGATCAACATCGCCTCGATGACGCACAAGGATGTCCACGCCATGGTGTACGACATCATGAGCGACACCCAGCGCAAGGCCTACGAAGAACGCCTCGAAATCGATTTCTCGTTCGAGATCGCCGGCCTGTCCCGCTTCCGGGTCAATGCCTATAACACCCAGCGCGGCGCCGCCGCGGTGTTCCGTACCATTCCCTCCAAGGTGCTCACGCTCGAAGAGCTGCGCGCGCCCGCGGTGTTTGCCGACCTGTGCATGAAGCCGCGCGGGCTGGTGCTGGTGACGGGCCCGACCGGCTCGGGCAAGTCCACCACGCTGGCGGCGATGGTCGACCATCGCAACGAAAGCGACATGGGCCACATCCTCACGGTGGAGGACCCGATCGAATTCGTGCACAGCTCCAAGAAGAGCCTGATCAACCAGCGCGAGCTGGGGCCGCACACGCATTCGTTTGCCAACGCGTTGCGCTCGGCACTGCGTGAAGACCCGGACGTGATCCTGGTGGGTGAGCTGCGCGACCTGGAAACCATCCGCCTGGCGCTGACCGCGGCCGAGACCGGCCACCTGGTCTTCGGCACGCTGCACACCAGCTCAGCGGCCAAGACCATCGACCGCGTGGTCGATGTGTTCCCGCCCGAAGAGAAGGACATGGTGCGCACCATGCTGTCGGAATCGCTGGAGGCGGTGATCTCGCAGACGCTGCTGAAGACGCGCGACGGCAATGGCCGCACCGCCGCGCACGAGATCATGATCGCCACGCCCGCGATCCGCCACCTGATCCGCGAGAACAAGATCGCGCAGATGTACTCGATGATGCAGACCAGCAGCGGGCTGGGCATGCAGACGCTGGACCAGTGCCTGTCTGACCTGATCAAGCGCAGCGTCATCAGCTACAACGACGCGCGCGCCATCGCCAAGAACCCCGACGCGTTCATGGGCTGA
- the glcF gene encoding glycolate oxidase subunit GlcF — translation MQTNLADFLRNTPEGEEAKSIVGNCVHCGFCTATCPTYQLLGDELDGPRGRIYLMKQVLEGHAITESTRLHLDRCLTCRNCESTCPSGVRYGRLVDIGRKLVDDKLEAEGVQRPARERIARWVLREGLTRPALFGTALRLGQMVRPLLPGTLRNKVPALSSTAAPGTWPRNAHARKMLLLDGCVQPAMSPNINAATARVFDRVGVQLLVAREAGCCGAIRFHTGDHDGGLDNMRRNIDAWWPHIEDGAEAIVMTASGCGAMVKDYGHLLRNDPKYAERARRVSALTRDLSEVLPDFADELHTLAGAVPRDNRRVAYHPPCTLQHGQQIRGKVEALLTGLGVEVKLCADSHLCCGSAGTYSVLQPELAYRLRDDKLAKLQATQPEAIVSANIGCIAHLQGGTGTPVMHWIELVDKMLG, via the coding sequence ATGCAAACGAACCTGGCCGATTTTCTTCGCAACACGCCCGAAGGCGAGGAAGCCAAATCCATCGTCGGCAACTGCGTGCATTGCGGCTTCTGCACCGCCACCTGCCCCACCTACCAGTTGCTCGGCGATGAGCTGGACGGCCCGCGCGGGCGCATCTACCTGATGAAGCAGGTGCTGGAAGGCCATGCCATCACCGAAAGCACGCGCCTGCACCTGGACCGCTGCCTGACCTGCCGCAACTGCGAATCGACCTGCCCGTCGGGCGTGCGCTACGGCCGCCTGGTCGATATCGGCCGCAAGCTGGTCGACGACAAGCTCGAGGCCGAAGGCGTGCAGCGCCCCGCCCGCGAGCGCATCGCGCGCTGGGTGCTGCGCGAGGGGCTGACGCGCCCTGCGCTGTTCGGCACGGCGCTGCGCCTGGGCCAGATGGTGCGGCCGCTGCTGCCGGGCACGCTGCGCAACAAGGTGCCGGCGCTGTCCAGCACCGCCGCGCCCGGCACGTGGCCGCGCAATGCGCATGCACGCAAGATGTTGTTGCTCGACGGCTGCGTGCAGCCGGCAATGTCGCCCAACATCAATGCCGCAACTGCGCGTGTGTTCGACCGTGTCGGCGTACAACTGCTGGTGGCGCGCGAAGCCGGCTGCTGCGGCGCGATCCGCTTCCACACCGGCGACCACGACGGCGGCCTCGACAATATGCGCCGCAATATCGATGCCTGGTGGCCGCATATCGAGGACGGCGCCGAGGCCATCGTGATGACCGCCTCGGGCTGCGGCGCGATGGTCAAGGACTACGGCCACCTGCTGCGCAACGATCCGAAGTACGCCGAGCGCGCCCGCCGCGTCTCGGCGCTGACGCGCGACCTGTCCGAAGTCTTGCCGGACTTTGCCGACGAGCTGCACACCCTGGCCGGCGCGGTCCCGCGCGACAACCGGCGCGTGGCTTACCACCCGCCCTGCACGCTGCAGCACGGCCAGCAGATCCGCGGCAAAGTCGAAGCGCTCTTGACCGGCCTCGGCGTCGAAGTCAAACTCTGCGCTGACAGCCACCTGTGCTGCGGCTCGGCGGGCACTTATTCGGTGTTGCAGCCGGAACTGGCCTACCGCCTGCGCGACGACAAGCTCGCCAAACTGCAGGCCACGCAGCCCGAAGCCATCGTCTCGGCCAATATCGGCTGCATCGCGCACCTGCAGGGCGGCACCGGCACCCCGGTGATGCACTGGATCGAACTGGTCGACAAGATGCTCGGCTAG
- a CDS encoding PilT/PilU family type 4a pilus ATPase: protein MLDRESAAKYINDLLELMVSNRGSDLFITSDFPPAIKVDGKIKPVSQQPLNPTQALGLVRSVMNERQVQDFDTSRECNFAITAPKAGRFRVSAFIQQGKAGMVVRTINTRIPSVADLDLPATLHEVVMAKRGLVIVTGATGSGKSTTLAAMLDHRNAHSYGHIITIEDPIEYVHAHQNCIVTQREVGIDTESWHVALKNTLRQAPDVILIGEIRDRETMEYAMQYAETGHLCLATLHANNANQAIDRVVNFFPEEKRQQLLIDLSLNLKAMISQRLLPRAGKKGRVPAVEIMIGTPLVADLIFKGEIHELKEVIKKSREQGMVSFDQALFDLYEEGKITYEDALRNADSLNDLRLMIKLHSASAKDTDLGAGTEHLNVI from the coding sequence ATGCTCGATCGCGAATCCGCCGCCAAGTACATCAACGACCTGCTGGAGCTGATGGTCAGCAACCGCGGCTCGGACCTGTTCATTACCTCTGACTTCCCGCCGGCGATCAAGGTCGACGGCAAGATCAAGCCGGTGTCGCAGCAGCCGCTGAACCCGACCCAGGCGCTGGGCCTGGTGCGCTCGGTGATGAACGAGCGCCAGGTGCAGGACTTCGACACCAGCCGCGAATGCAATTTCGCGATCACCGCGCCCAAGGCCGGGCGCTTCCGCGTGTCGGCCTTTATCCAGCAGGGCAAGGCCGGCATGGTGGTGCGCACCATCAATACGCGCATTCCCTCGGTGGCCGACCTGGACCTGCCGGCGACGCTGCATGAGGTGGTGATGGCCAAGCGCGGGCTGGTGATCGTGACCGGCGCCACCGGCTCGGGCAAGTCGACCACGCTGGCGGCAATGCTGGATCACCGCAACGCGCATTCGTACGGCCATATCATCACCATCGAGGATCCGATCGAGTACGTGCATGCGCACCAGAACTGCATCGTCACGCAGCGCGAGGTCGGCATCGATACCGAGTCCTGGCACGTGGCGCTGAAGAACACGCTGCGCCAGGCGCCCGACGTGATCCTGATCGGCGAAATCCGTGACCGCGAGACCATGGAGTACGCGATGCAGTACGCCGAGACCGGCCACCTGTGCCTGGCCACGCTGCACGCCAACAATGCCAACCAGGCGATCGACCGCGTGGTCAACTTCTTCCCCGAGGAAAAGCGCCAGCAGCTGCTGATCGACCTGTCGCTGAACCTGAAGGCGATGATCTCGCAGCGCCTGCTGCCGCGCGCCGGCAAAAAGGGGCGCGTGCCGGCGGTGGAGATCATGATCGGCACGCCGCTGGTGGCCGACCTGATCTTCAAGGGCGAGATCCACGAGCTCAAGGAAGTCATCAAGAAGTCGCGCGAGCAGGGCATGGTCTCGTTCGACCAGGCGCTGTTCGACCTGTACGAGGAAGGCAAGATCACCTACGAGGACGCGCTACGCAATGCCGACTCGCTCAACGACCTGCGCCTGATGATCAAGCTGCACAGCGCGAGCGCCAAGGACACCGACCTGGGTGCCGGCACCGAGCATCTCAATGTCATCTGA
- a CDS encoding LrgB family protein produces MMTPRLNEIWVYLAASPLVGLTATLLAYVFAFRIYERSRFSPLANPVMIAVALLVTVLTVTGTPYKTYFDGAQFVHFLLGPATVALAVPLYLQLPKLRTHVFPLLAGLVAGSVVAVVSAVGIAWLLGASPETVRSLAPKSVTIPIAMGVAEKIGGLPSLTAVLVMATGIIGAVSATSVLNLLRIRDYSVRGFATGVAAHGIGTARAFQVNQEAGAFAALGMGLNGVLTAIMVPVMAAWMPH; encoded by the coding sequence ATGATGACGCCCCGCCTCAACGAGATCTGGGTCTACCTGGCCGCGAGCCCGCTGGTCGGGCTGACCGCCACGCTGCTGGCCTACGTCTTTGCCTTCCGCATCTATGAGCGTTCGCGCTTCTCGCCGCTGGCCAACCCGGTGATGATCGCGGTGGCGCTGCTGGTCACGGTGCTGACCGTCACCGGCACGCCCTACAAGACCTACTTCGACGGCGCGCAGTTCGTGCACTTCCTGCTGGGGCCGGCCACGGTGGCACTGGCGGTGCCGCTGTACCTGCAGCTGCCCAAGCTGCGCACCCATGTGTTCCCGCTGCTGGCAGGACTGGTGGCGGGCTCGGTGGTGGCGGTGGTGTCGGCGGTGGGAATTGCCTGGCTGCTGGGCGCATCGCCCGAGACCGTGCGCTCGCTCGCGCCCAAGTCGGTGACGATCCCGATCGCCATGGGCGTGGCCGAGAAGATCGGCGGGCTGCCCTCGCTGACCGCGGTGCTGGTGATGGCCACCGGCATCATCGGCGCGGTCAGCGCCACCAGCGTGCTGAACCTGCTGCGCATCCGCGACTACAGCGTGCGCGGTTTCGCCACCGGCGTGGCAGCCCACGGCATCGGCACCGCTCGCGCCTTCCAGGTCAACCAGGAAGCCGGCGCCTTTGCCGCGCTGGGCATGGGCCTGAACGGCGTGCTGACGGCGATCATGGTGCCGGTGATGGCGGCGTGGATGCCACACTGA
- a CDS encoding VOC family protein, giving the protein MSNRLINWLEIPVVDMSRAVGFYEQVFNIQLRRETMSQVDMAVFPHPDPGGALVAGEGYRPSNYYGAVPYLHAPELDVLLERAARAGGKTVFGPLRLPGEIGRIAHITDSEGNRIGLHEPVAA; this is encoded by the coding sequence ATGAGCAACCGTCTGATCAACTGGCTGGAAATCCCCGTCGTCGACATGAGCCGCGCGGTCGGCTTCTACGAGCAGGTGTTCAATATCCAGCTGCGCCGCGAGACCATGAGCCAGGTCGACATGGCCGTGTTCCCCCACCCCGACCCGGGCGGCGCGCTGGTCGCCGGCGAGGGCTATCGTCCCAGCAACTACTACGGCGCGGTGCCGTACCTGCATGCGCCGGAACTGGATGTGCTGCTGGAGCGCGCCGCGCGCGCCGGCGGCAAGACGGTGTTCGGGCCGCTGCGCCTGCCGGGCGAGATCGGCCGCATCGCCCATATCACCGACAGCGAAGGCAACCGCATCGGGCTGCACGAGCCCGTGGCCGCCTGA
- a CDS encoding ion transporter, translating into MSSPRRRQQQEAFVRQRLGQPEAGWRQRWYTIIFEADTREGRLFDVALLLAIVASVTVVMLDSLPAVNNRLGLAFTVLEWMFTLFFTAEYVMRILVVRRPWRYVFSFYGIIDFVSIMPTWLAFFLPELHFLIDVRLLRLLRVFRILKLTVYFEEAEILYRALVNSRRKIFVFLGTVFIITVILGTVMYVVEGPQHGFTSIPVSMYWAVVTLTTTGFGDMVPKTPLGQFITSLTILLGYGIIAFPTGIVGAELAASILKRPLTTRTCTHCLTEGHEPDAGYCKHCGSQLPEYQNDRPEVPGGPAGS; encoded by the coding sequence ATGTCCAGCCCACGCCGACGCCAGCAGCAGGAAGCGTTCGTCCGCCAGCGCCTGGGGCAGCCCGAGGCCGGCTGGCGCCAGCGCTGGTACACCATCATCTTCGAGGCCGATACCCGCGAGGGCCGGCTCTTCGATGTCGCGCTGCTGCTGGCCATCGTCGCCAGCGTGACGGTGGTGATGCTCGACAGCCTGCCCGCGGTGAACAACCGCCTGGGGCTGGCGTTCACCGTGCTGGAATGGATGTTCACGCTGTTCTTCACGGCCGAGTACGTGATGCGCATCCTGGTGGTGCGCCGGCCGTGGCGCTATGTGTTCAGCTTCTACGGCATCATCGACTTCGTCTCGATCATGCCGACCTGGCTGGCCTTCTTCCTGCCCGAGCTGCATTTCCTGATCGACGTGCGCCTGCTGCGGCTGCTGCGCGTGTTCCGGATCCTGAAGCTGACCGTGTACTTCGAGGAAGCCGAGATCCTGTACCGCGCGCTGGTCAACAGCCGCCGCAAGATCTTCGTGTTCCTGGGCACGGTGTTCATCATCACGGTGATCCTGGGCACGGTAATGTACGTGGTGGAAGGCCCACAGCACGGCTTCACCAGCATCCCGGTCAGCATGTACTGGGCGGTGGTGACGCTGACCACCACGGGCTTCGGCGACATGGTGCCCAAGACCCCGCTGGGGCAGTTCATCACCTCGCTGACCATCCTGCTGGGCTACGGCATCATCGCCTTCCCCACCGGTATCGTCGGCGCCGAGCTGGCCGCCAGCATCCTGAAGCGGCCGCTCACCACGCGCACCTGCACCCATTGCCTGACCGAGGGCCACGAACCCGACGCCGGCTACTGCAAGCATTGCGGCAGCCAGCTGCCCGAATACCAGAACGACCGGCCGGAAGTGCCCGGCGGACCTGCCGGCTCCTGA
- the proC gene encoding pyrroline-5-carboxylate reductase, translated as MLDTLTFGFLGGGNMATALIGGLIARGVPAGSIRVVDPFPEAQQRLARDLGVHAAGAPDAAFGACDVLVLAVKPQQFRDAAAQLLPILPASGKGNLVISVAAGIRLQDMERWLDGRARLVRAMPNTPALAGMGMTGLAAPAGLSAEDRAIASAVAEAVGKCVWVDGDDQIDAVTAISGSGPAYVFYFIEAMERAATELGLTAEQGRELAVETFRGAATLAGQSSEPVSTLRERVTSKGGTTYAALTAMEASGIGDAFVRAMHAAAARGKEMGAEFGKD; from the coding sequence ATGCTCGATACCCTTACCTTTGGCTTTCTCGGCGGCGGCAACATGGCCACCGCACTGATCGGCGGCCTGATCGCCCGCGGCGTGCCGGCCGGCTCGATCCGCGTGGTCGACCCCTTCCCCGAGGCCCAGCAACGCCTGGCGCGCGACCTCGGCGTGCATGCCGCCGGCGCGCCGGATGCCGCCTTCGGCGCCTGCGACGTGCTGGTGCTGGCGGTCAAGCCGCAGCAGTTCCGCGACGCCGCGGCGCAGCTGCTGCCGATCCTGCCGGCCAGCGGCAAGGGCAACCTGGTGATCAGCGTGGCCGCCGGCATCCGGCTGCAGGACATGGAGCGCTGGCTGGACGGGCGCGCCCGGCTGGTGCGGGCGATGCCGAACACGCCGGCGCTGGCCGGCATGGGCATGACCGGGCTGGCCGCGCCGGCCGGGCTGTCGGCCGAAGACCGCGCGATCGCCAGCGCGGTGGCCGAGGCCGTCGGCAAGTGCGTATGGGTGGATGGGGATGACCAGATCGATGCGGTCACCGCCATTTCCGGCAGTGGGCCGGCCTATGTCTTCTACTTTATCGAAGCGATGGAACGCGCCGCCACCGAGCTGGGCCTGACGGCGGAGCAAGGCCGCGAACTGGCGGTAGAGACCTTCCGTGGCGCTGCTACCCTGGCCGGGCAGTCTTCCGAGCCGGTGTCGACGCTGCGTGAGCGCGTGACGTCCAAGGGCGGCACGACGTATGCGGCGCTGACGGCGATGGAGGCTTCGGGCATTGGTGATGCCTTCGTGCGCGCGATGCATGCTGCCGCGGCGCGGGGCAAGGAGATGGGGGCGGAGTTCGGGAAGGATTGA
- a CDS encoding CidA/LrgA family protein has translation MLQTFAILLVFQSIGEVISYALTLPVPGPVLGMILLFGWLAFDDRLLPIIQGTTTELLKHLSLLFVPAGVGIMVHANRIEGEWMPILVALVVSTWLAIATTAVVTRMLMRKRADVPPADAKGEQA, from the coding sequence ATGCTCCAGACCTTTGCAATCCTGTTGGTTTTCCAGTCCATCGGTGAGGTGATCAGCTACGCGCTGACCCTGCCGGTGCCCGGCCCCGTGCTGGGTATGATCCTGCTGTTCGGCTGGCTCGCCTTCGACGACCGCCTGCTGCCCATCATCCAGGGCACCACCACTGAGCTGCTCAAGCACCTGTCGCTGCTGTTCGTGCCGGCCGGCGTCGGCATCATGGTCCATGCCAACCGCATCGAGGGCGAATGGATGCCGATCCTGGTGGCGCTGGTGGTGTCCACCTGGCTGGCCATCGCCACCACCGCCGTGGTCACGCGCATGCTGATGCGCAAGCGCGCCGATGTCCCGCCCGCCGATGCGAAAGGAGAGCAGGCATGA
- a CDS encoding helix-turn-helix transcriptional regulator, translated as MSRRADRLFQIVQVLRGRRLTTAALLAQRLGVSERTVYRDIQALSLSGVPVEGEAGIGYRLRADFDVPPLMFTAMEVEALVAGLRLLKAWGGGALAAAADPALEKLMAALPPPRRLAAQQSRVFAPEYVNQAHVREAFDVVHGALGEQKLLLLDYCDVQQRITERVVMPLGLFFWGNAWLLATWCTTRSDYRSFRLDRCRAIRMLDDHFHETPDRSLNGFLRAVRASGT; from the coding sequence ATGAGCCGCCGCGCCGACCGCCTGTTCCAGATCGTGCAGGTGCTGCGCGGCCGCCGCCTGACCACGGCGGCGCTGCTGGCGCAGCGGCTCGGGGTATCGGAACGCACCGTCTACCGTGATATCCAGGCGCTGTCGCTGTCAGGCGTGCCGGTCGAGGGCGAGGCCGGCATCGGCTACCGGCTGCGCGCCGACTTCGATGTCCCGCCGCTGATGTTCACCGCCATGGAAGTCGAAGCACTGGTCGCCGGCCTGCGCCTCCTGAAAGCCTGGGGCGGCGGCGCGCTGGCCGCCGCGGCCGATCCCGCGCTGGAAAAACTGATGGCCGCGCTGCCGCCGCCGCGCCGGCTGGCAGCGCAGCAAAGCCGCGTGTTCGCGCCGGAATACGTCAACCAGGCGCATGTGCGCGAGGCCTTCGACGTGGTACACGGGGCGCTGGGCGAACAGAAATTGCTGCTGCTCGACTATTGCGACGTGCAGCAGCGCATCACCGAACGCGTGGTGATGCCGCTGGGCCTGTTCTTCTGGGGCAATGCCTGGTTGCTGGCGACGTGGTGCACCACGCGCTCGGACTATCGCAGCTTCCGGCTGGACCGCTGCCGCGCCATCCGCATGCTGGACGACCATTTCCACGAAACGCCCGACCGCTCGCTCAACGGTTTCCTGCGCGCGGTGCGCGCCAGCGGCACCTAG
- a CDS encoding glutathione peroxidase, with protein MSNVYQFEANSLAGQPVPLSQFQGKVMLVVNTASECGFTPQYEGLQKLYDEYHERGLEVLGFPCNQFGKQEPGDAQQIGQFCETRFAVRFPMFAKIDVNGADAHPLYQWLTTEKRGVLGTQGIKWNFTKFLLRRDGTVFKRYAPTTKPDELRADIEMLLSDPAA; from the coding sequence ATGAGCAATGTCTACCAGTTCGAAGCCAACTCGCTGGCCGGCCAGCCGGTACCGCTGTCGCAGTTCCAGGGCAAGGTGATGCTGGTCGTCAACACCGCCAGCGAATGCGGGTTCACGCCGCAGTACGAGGGCCTGCAGAAGCTCTACGACGAATACCACGAGCGCGGCCTGGAGGTGCTGGGCTTCCCGTGCAACCAGTTCGGCAAGCAGGAGCCGGGCGATGCGCAGCAGATCGGCCAGTTCTGCGAAACGCGCTTTGCGGTGCGCTTCCCGATGTTCGCCAAGATCGACGTGAACGGTGCCGACGCCCATCCGCTGTACCAGTGGCTGACCACGGAAAAGCGTGGCGTGCTCGGTACCCAGGGCATCAAATGGAACTTCACCAAGTTCCTGCTGCGCCGCGACGGCACGGTGTTCAAGCGCTATGCGCCGACCACCAAGCCCGACGAGCTGCGCGCCGATATCGAGATGCTGCTGTCCGACCCGGCTGCCTGA